AGCCGCGTTGGAATATCTCAGCGAATGTGGTCAGCCTTCAGACCTACCCAGCATTAATGAAGAGTTCGCCCGAAACGAGACGCAGACGAATAGCGCGGCAGCCAACGCAATTATCCGCATCACGCTACGTGACAATCGCCTCGCGGCCTTGCAGGCACTCTACACCTTGCAGCCCAGCACGGTAGAGCAGGGTTTGATCAACGCCCTATTCAGCCGCGATGCAGAGTTTGACGATGAGGTTTTGCTTCGTGGACTGAGTCATCGCAACGTGTTAGTCAGAACAACAGTGATTAAGCTGTTGAAAAGGCGACGGGCGCTCAGTGTCACCATCGTCGAACCAATGCTTAGCGATAGCGATGCAGAGGTGCGCTATGAAGCGCTGCAGGTGCTCACAGCAAGTGGCCGGAGCTATTCCATTGAACAGGCGAAGGCCGTCCTTGTACGTAAGAACCCCGCACCCACAGGAATTGGATTGTTCGCCATGAATCAGGTCGCCGCGGATGGCGAAGCCCTCTTAGAGCGTTACACGGAGCAGTTCTTTGACAGCTTGACCATTTCGCAGCTCGAAGAAGAGCAGTCGGATATCTTTGACCAACATGCATACTTCGCGCTAATTCGTCGAGACTTCAAGCTGCGCGGTGATGAACTACGTAGCGCCGTGGCCAACCAATTCGTAGATCGCTTTGAGTATTTACTAGATGAGATGGTGAAGCGGTATGGGGCATTGACTGATCTTATCGAGAAGACCCGCTCACTTGGGAAGCACTTGCGCAGCAAGTTTACGCGCGAAGGCTTGGATATCATCTGCAGCAGGCACGACGCCGCCGACCTCCAGCTCGTCCGGTCAATGCTTGCTACCGGCAGCGTCGACTACTCAGCCGCAGACCTTTTGTATCTCGCGAAGTTCGGCCAATGGTGCGATATTCCTTTGGTCATCGCATCACTAGACCGGCCCGAATTCGGTCGCAAGCATGTATCAATGCTTTCGATTGCGAGAAACAGCAAGTACGAGGATGCGGCGCGTACGCTGTATGCGCTCGGCAAGCACAGGCTCAATGACCTGCTGACTACCACAATGCCCGGATCCCTCTTGGCCCGCATTGTTTCCTTGATGCCAGACAAGGCCTTCCAGAGACTTGACGATGCGGTAATCGGCTCGCTCATGCGAGCGGAGATTGAGGATGTTCGAAAAGCGGCGTCTCTGAAGTATGTGCGGACCTTTCCGCGACGCCGGGTGAAACAGTTCCTCGAAGAATACATGGCTGCCGATCAGTTCTACTACAACGTCATCCATTGGCTCGACTTCGGTATATCAGTACCTAAAGAAAGAATGCTGCGCGCCGCTGGAAAGGCATTGGTTTGATGAGCGATCGCGGGCTAGTTTGGATCTGCGACTACCTCTCGGACAGGGTGGTGGAACCACCATTTGTGGGACGGCTTAATCCATGAAAGACGTGCACTCGTCCTGATGAAGCTAGGCGCTTGTCCTTGGCAAACATCGCTGATCAGTATGCGCAAAGGTTTGAGGACGCGCCCACCGGTGGTGGTGACCGAGCGCTATCGACAGTACAAACTACTTACGTCGGACGCTGAACTCGAAGTTGCCACTTGGCGTTGTCCTTCGCAGTCGAAATAAGCTGCCGCTGACCGCACAGCACGGCGAACAATGTTAGCGGCGCGGCCGTCAATGATTTTTCCGATTCCGATGCACAGCTAGAGACAGTGCCTTGATCACCCATGACAGGTCCGACGGTCGTTGTAGTCAGACGCAAACTTGGTTGGCTGTTGGCCGACATCGGGTCACGCGGCGGCTCTTTCAAAACAGCACTCTCAGTTCTGGAACGCCTGTTTCCGCCCGACCAATCACCTTCGCCGCCCCAAACCCCTCACGCCTGAACGTCTCCAGCACCGCATCGACAACCTCAGCGGCACAACTCACCAACAGCCCCCCCGAAGTCTGCGGATCGCTCAACAGACTCTGCGCCGTCGCTGGCAGCCCCTCGGCCAGTTGCACATCGGCCCCATAGCCCGCCCAGTTCCGCCCCGAAGCCCCGGTGACGAACCCTTCGGCCACCATCGCTTCCACGCCGTCGAGCAGCGGGACCTTCGACCACTCGATCACGGCCGTCAGCCCCGCGCCGCGCGCGAGTTCCAGCGCGTGGCCGGCCAGGCCGAAGCCGGTGACGTCGGTCAGGGCGTGCACGCCGTCGAGTTGCGCCAGCGCGATGCCGGGGGTGTTGAGCTGGGTGGTGGTGTCGATCAGTTGGCGGTAGCCGGCTTCGCTCAGTTGCTCCTTCTTCAGTGCGGCCGAGAGCACGCCGACGCCGAGCGGCTTGCCGAGGATGAGCACGTCGCCGGGCTGGGCGCCGGCGTTGCGGCGCACGCGGTCGGGGTGCACCAGGCCCATCACGACGAGGCCGTAGATGGGTTCGACGGAGTCGATGGTGTGGCCGCCTGCGATGGGGATGCCGGCGGCGCGGCACACGTCTTGCCCGCCGCGAACGATGTCGCCGATGACTTCGATCGGCAACTGGTTGACGGGCATGGCGACCAGGGCCAGCGCCATGATGGGCTTGCCGCCCATGGCGTAGACGTCGCTGATGGCGTTGGTGGCGGCGATGCGGCCGAACTCGTAGGGGTCGTCCACGATCGGCATGAAGAAGTCGGTGGTGGCGATGAGCGCCTGGCTGTCGTTCAGCTTGTAGACGGCCGCGTCGTCGGCGGTCTCGATGCCGACCAGCAGCTCGGACGGGATCAAGCCGCCGCCGCTGTTCTTGAGGATCTCCGACAGCACGCCGGGCGCGATCTTGCAGCCGCAGCCGCCGCCGTGCGAAAAACTGGTGAGGCGCAGCGGCGCGAGCGGATTCATGGGCGTGGGGTTCATGCGGTGGATTATCGAAGTCATCGCGCCGTCTCGTGATTCCCGCGCTTTCTACAATGGCGCCCTTTCCCAGCACGCACGCCTCCGAGGCGCCCTCCCCATGAAAACGATCCTCCGACTGACGCTTGCGTTGTCCCTTTCCTTCGCCGCGCTCGGTGCTTCCGCACAGGGCAAGGTGCTGCGCGTGTCGGCCATCCCTGACGAGGCGCCGACCGAGCTGCAGCGCAAGTTCGCGCCGCTGGGCGACTACCTGAAGAAGGAAACCGGCATGGACGTGCAGTTCACGCCCGTGACCGACTACGCCGCGGTGGTCGAAGGCCTGGCGACGAACAAGATCGACCTGGCCTGGCTGGGCGGCTTCACCTACGTGCAGGCGCGCATCCGCACCAACGGCGGCGCGGTGCCGATCGTGCAGCGGGCCGAAGACGAGGTGTTCACCAGCAAGTTCATCGTGCCGATCGACAGCACCGCCAAGACGCTGGCCGACCTGAAGGGCAAGACCTTCGCGTTCGGCGCGCCCTCCTCCACCTCGGGCAGCCTGATGCCGCGCTACTTCCTGCTGCAGGCGGGCATCAACCCCGAGAAGGACTTCAAGACGGTCGCGTTCTCGGGTGCGCACGACGCCACGGTGGCCTTCGTGGCCGCGTCGCGCGCGGAAGCGGGCGTGCTCAATGCGTCGGTGTGGGAGAAGCTGGTCGAGTCGAAGAACCCCAACGCCGCCAAGGTGCGCGTGCTGGCCACCACGCCGACCTACTACGACTACAACTGGACGGTGCGCCCCGGCATGGACCCGGCCCTGCAGAAGAAGCTGACCGACGCCTTCCTCAAGCTCGACCCGGCCAACCCGGCGGACAAGGACATCATGGCGCTGCAGCGCGCAAGCAAGTTCATCCCGACCAAGTCGTCGAACTACGACGGCATCGAGACGGCGGGCAAGTCGGCCGGCCTCATCAAGTAACTCGCGGATGAGCTTCTCGCTGGCCGCCGTCGGCCTGGTGCACCCCAACGGGCACCGTGCGCTGCAGGACGTGACGCTGGCGGCGCGCGCGGGTGAAAGGCTCGCGGTCATCGGGCCGTCGGGCGCGGGCAAGACGACGCTGCTGCGCGTGCTCGGCGCCGCGCTACGGCCGAGCGAGGGCATGGCGACGCTGCTCGACGTGGCGCCGTGGCAGCTCGGCGGGCCGGCGCTGCGCAAGTTGCGCGCGCAGATCGGCACGGTGCACCAGAGCCCGCCGATCGCGCCGCGGCTGCGCGTGGTGACGGCCGTGCTGTCGGGGCGGCTGGGCGAATGGTCGGCGGTGCGCGCGCTGTCGTCGCTGCTGCATCCGTCGGACATCGCGGGCGCGCACGAAGCGCTGTCGCGCGTCGCCATGGAAGACCGCCTGTTCGACCGCTGCGACCGCCTCTCGGGCGGGCAGCTGCAGCGCGTGGGCGTCGCGCGCGCGCTGTACCAGCGGCCGCGCCTGCTGCTGGCCGACGAGCCGGTGTCGGCGCTCGACCCGACGCTGGCCGACGCCACGCTGCAGCAGTTGGTGGCGCAGAGCGAATCGACCGGCGTGACGCTGGTGGCCTCGCTGCACGCGGTCGACCTGGCGCTGCGCTGGTTTCCGCGCATCGTCGGCATGCGCGACGGGCAGGTGATGTTCGACGCGCCCGTGGGCGACGTCACGCCGCAGATGTTGACCGCGCTGTATGCGAGCGAAGGCGCGCTGCCGATGCAGGGCACGCCGGATGCCTTGCCCGTGCGTGCCGCCGCCGTGGCCGTGCCGCGGCCGGACTGCCTGTGACCCCGGCGATCGCACCGCTGCACGACCCAGCCGCACGACGCCGCCTCGTCGGCGGGCTGGCTGCGCTGGTCATCGCCTGGCCGATGCTGAAGCTGGCTGAGTTCAACCCGGCTGCCCTGTTCGCATCGGGCAACCTGCAGGTCATCGGCGGCTTCCTCGGCGCCTTCCTGCCGCCCGAAACGGCGCCGGCCTTTCTCGCGATGCTGCTCAAGGCCACGCTCGAAACGCTGGCCATGGCCACGGCCGGCACGGCGCTGGCCTTCGTCATCGGCGCGCCGCTAGCCTTCATCACCACGCGGGCGCTGTCGGTGTCGCGCATCGGCCCGGGGCCGGGCCGCGTTCGGGCGGGCACGGTGCGGCAGGCCGCGCGCAGCGTGCTGATGGTGCTGCGCGCCATCCCCGAGATCGTGTGGGCGCTGATCTTCGTGCGCGCGCTGGGCCTCGGCCCGGCCGCGGGCGTGCTGGCGCTGGCCATCACCTACGGCGGCATGCTGGGCAAGGTGTACGCCGAGATGCTGGAGTCGACCGACACGCGCCCCTCGCGCGCGCTGCTCGAGGCGGGCAGCAGCCGGTTTGCCGCGCTGTGCTACGGGCTGCTGCCCCACTGCGCGCAGGAGCTCGTCTCGTACACCGTGTACCGCTGGGAATGCGCGGTGCGCGCGTCGGTGGTGATGGGCTTCGTCGGCGCCGGCGGGCTGGGCCAGCTGATGGACCAGTCGATGAAGATGCTCAACGGCGGCGAGGCCAGCAGCATCCTCTTGGTGTTCCTCGCGCTGGTGCTGCTGGCGGATGCGCTGAGCAATGCGCTGCGGAGGCTGTTGGCATGAGCACCGTCCGCGCGCTGCCCACCGCGCCACCGCCCTGCCTGCGCTGCTGGGCCGTGCTCGGCGGCGTGCTGGCGGCTGTGGTCGCGAGCTTCGCCTACCTCGCCATCGACTACCGCGCGCTGTTCACGCGCGAGTCGCTGGGGTTCATGGGCACCTTCGTCTCGGAGTTCTTCCCGCCCGACCTGTCGGCCGGCTTCGTCGCCAAGACCGCGTGGGGCGCGCTGCAGACCTTGGCCGTGTCCGCGCTCGGCACGCTGCTGGCCGTGGCGGCGGGTGCGGTGCTGGCGCTGCCGGCGTCGGGCCGTGGCGGTGCCGCGGCGCGGCAGGCATCGCGCTTCGTGCTGAACCTGCTGCGCAGCGTGCCCGAGCTGGTCTGGGCCGCGCTGATGGTGCTGGCCGCGGGCATCGGCCCCTTCGCGGGGGCGCTGGCCTTGGCGCTGCACACCACCGGCGTGCTGGGCCGGCTCTTCGC
The sequence above is drawn from the Variovorax sp. J2L1-78 genome and encodes:
- a CDS encoding DUF4062 domain-containing protein — encoded protein: MAGTRRFVKIFLASPGDLIEERKAARVVVDDFNSQLADALGYQVELVGWEDTLPGVGRPQAIINRDLDGCDLFVGMLWKRWGTPPGTEPYTSGFEEEFKRSMTRNAEEGRPEINLLLKELDAASLADPGDHLRKVISFKEQVFAEKKLLAGTFADVRDFEGKFRKCIQGYVIALANQDKSSENEKDQAPLAETQTTPPSEPGPTTPLSVEGARFLRNFLSTAEKATDERPLAATDVARVRLLSIIAAVHGNDQQSMGSHDANLLFKAREKSKFGRRELIGLLDDGLTHLRNENVPLWHWVAAVDGFKENILPICSIVGTTEQRIGALKAMRLISEPIAAKEHLERRQIVSLWFAKPSETAVRVAALEYLSECGQPSDLPSINEEFARNETQTNSAAANAIIRITLRDNRLAALQALYTLQPSTVEQGLINALFSRDAEFDDEVLLRGLSHRNVLVRTTVIKLLKRRRALSVTIVEPMLSDSDAEVRYEALQVLTASGRSYSIEQAKAVLVRKNPAPTGIGLFAMNQVAADGEALLERYTEQFFDSLTISQLEEEQSDIFDQHAYFALIRRDFKLRGDELRSAVANQFVDRFEYLLDEMVKRYGALTDLIEKTRSLGKHLRSKFTREGLDIICSRHDAADLQLVRSMLATGSVDYSAADLLYLAKFGQWCDIPLVIASLDRPEFGRKHVSMLSIARNSKYEDAARTLYALGKHRLNDLLTTTMPGSLLARIVSLMPDKAFQRLDDAVIGSLMRAEIEDVRKAASLKYVRTFPRRRVKQFLEEYMAADQFYYNVIHWLDFGISVPKERMLRAAGKALV
- the selD gene encoding selenide, water dikinase SelD; the protein is MNPTPMNPLAPLRLTSFSHGGGCGCKIAPGVLSEILKNSGGGLIPSELLVGIETADDAAVYKLNDSQALIATTDFFMPIVDDPYEFGRIAATNAISDVYAMGGKPIMALALVAMPVNQLPIEVIGDIVRGGQDVCRAAGIPIAGGHTIDSVEPIYGLVVMGLVHPDRVRRNAGAQPGDVLILGKPLGVGVLSAALKKEQLSEAGYRQLIDTTTQLNTPGIALAQLDGVHALTDVTGFGLAGHALELARGAGLTAVIEWSKVPLLDGVEAMVAEGFVTGASGRNWAGYGADVQLAEGLPATAQSLLSDPQTSGGLLVSCAAEVVDAVLETFRREGFGAAKVIGRAETGVPELRVLF
- a CDS encoding putative selenate ABC transporter substrate-binding protein; this encodes MKTILRLTLALSLSFAALGASAQGKVLRVSAIPDEAPTELQRKFAPLGDYLKKETGMDVQFTPVTDYAAVVEGLATNKIDLAWLGGFTYVQARIRTNGGAVPIVQRAEDEVFTSKFIVPIDSTAKTLADLKGKTFAFGAPSSTSGSLMPRYFLLQAGINPEKDFKTVAFSGAHDATVAFVAASRAEAGVLNASVWEKLVESKNPNAAKVRVLATTPTYYDYNWTVRPGMDPALQKKLTDAFLKLDPANPADKDIMALQRASKFIPTKSSNYDGIETAGKSAGLIK
- a CDS encoding phosphonate ABC transporter ATP-binding protein — protein: MSFSLAAVGLVHPNGHRALQDVTLAARAGERLAVIGPSGAGKTTLLRVLGAALRPSEGMATLLDVAPWQLGGPALRKLRAQIGTVHQSPPIAPRLRVVTAVLSGRLGEWSAVRALSSLLHPSDIAGAHEALSRVAMEDRLFDRCDRLSGGQLQRVGVARALYQRPRLLLADEPVSALDPTLADATLQQLVAQSESTGVTLVASLHAVDLALRWFPRIVGMRDGQVMFDAPVGDVTPQMLTALYASEGALPMQGTPDALPVRAAAVAVPRPDCL
- a CDS encoding PhnE/PtxC family ABC transporter permease, which encodes MTPAIAPLHDPAARRRLVGGLAALVIAWPMLKLAEFNPAALFASGNLQVIGGFLGAFLPPETAPAFLAMLLKATLETLAMATAGTALAFVIGAPLAFITTRALSVSRIGPGPGRVRAGTVRQAARSVLMVLRAIPEIVWALIFVRALGLGPAAGVLALAITYGGMLGKVYAEMLESTDTRPSRALLEAGSSRFAALCYGLLPHCAQELVSYTVYRWECAVRASVVMGFVGAGGLGQLMDQSMKMLNGGEASSILLVFLALVLLADALSNALRRLLA
- the phnE gene encoding phosphonate ABC transporter, permease protein PhnE, producing MSTVRALPTAPPPCLRCWAVLGGVLAAVVASFAYLAIDYRALFTRESLGFMGTFVSEFFPPDLSAGFVAKTAWGALQTLAVSALGTLLAVAAGAVLALPASGRGGAAARQASRFVLNLLRSVPELVWAALMVLAAGIGPFAGALALALHTTGVLGRLFAESLENAPREPEQALRHSGSGAVAAFAYGSLPLVLPQWLAYTLYRWEMNIRMAAVLGFVGGGGLGQLLYFHLSIFQQPQAMTVLIAMFALVMLVDFASGRLRRTLGPAYA